In a genomic window of Prochlorococcus marinus subsp. marinus str. CCMP1375:
- a CDS encoding ribonuclease J, producing the protein MTNSPSTKSHSKEPSLRVIPLGGLHEIGKNTCVFEYGDELMLVDAGLAFPSDGMHGVNVVMPDTSYLRENQKRIRGMIVTHGHEDHIGGISHHLKHFNIPVIYGPRLAMSMLQGKMEEAGVTDRTTIQTVGPRDVVKVGQSFSVEFIRNTHSMADSFSLAIKTPVGTVIFTGDFKFDHTPVDGEHFDLARLAKHGEEGVLCLFSDSTNAEVPGWCPSERTVFPALERHVAEAEGRVIITTFASSIHRVAMILELALKHGRKVGLLGRSMLNVIAKAREIGYMKAPDELFVPIKQIRDLPDRETLLLMTGSQGEPLAALSRISRGDHQHVQVKTTDTIIFSASPIPGNTISVVNTIDRLMQLGAKVIYGKGEGIHVSGHGFQEDQKLMLALTKPKYFVPVHGEHRMLVCHSKSAQSMGVPENNILLLENGDVVQLTPNSITRGQPVKAGIELLDASRNGIVDARVLKERQQLAEDGVITLLVAVSTDGVMVAPPRVNLRGVVTTAEPRKMSLWTEKEIIWVLQNRWKQLSRQVSANSVEVDWIGFQREVESGLARRMRREFQVEPLILCLVQPAPGGTPAYKGRVDEEINSKAAPKKANTPRNQQPIHSTNHNQKPLAASVSTSTPQQENTTLEEPAGRTRRRRSAIG; encoded by the coding sequence ATGACTAACAGCCCTTCTACAAAATCTCATTCTAAGGAACCATCCTTAAGAGTCATTCCTTTAGGTGGACTTCATGAGATTGGTAAAAATACATGTGTTTTTGAATATGGTGATGAGCTAATGCTTGTTGATGCAGGTTTAGCTTTTCCAAGTGATGGCATGCATGGAGTAAATGTTGTCATGCCTGATACGAGTTATTTAAGAGAAAATCAGAAACGGATTAGAGGAATGATTGTTACTCATGGTCATGAAGACCATATAGGAGGCATTTCTCATCATCTAAAGCATTTCAATATTCCAGTCATTTATGGTCCCCGTTTAGCAATGTCAATGCTTCAAGGGAAAATGGAAGAAGCAGGGGTAACAGATAGAACTACTATTCAAACTGTAGGACCAAGAGATGTCGTCAAAGTAGGTCAGTCTTTTTCTGTTGAATTTATTCGAAATACTCACTCTATGGCAGATAGCTTTTCTTTAGCTATTAAAACCCCAGTAGGGACAGTGATTTTTACAGGAGATTTTAAGTTTGATCATACGCCAGTTGATGGGGAACATTTTGATCTTGCTCGCCTGGCAAAGCATGGAGAAGAAGGTGTCTTATGCCTTTTTAGTGATTCAACTAATGCGGAGGTTCCAGGGTGGTGTCCATCAGAACGTACTGTTTTCCCTGCATTAGAACGCCATGTTGCTGAGGCTGAAGGTCGAGTAATTATTACTACATTTGCGAGTTCCATTCACCGTGTTGCAATGATTTTGGAGCTTGCTTTAAAACATGGTCGCAAGGTTGGATTACTGGGTAGATCTATGTTGAATGTCATTGCTAAAGCAAGAGAAATTGGATATATGAAGGCACCTGATGAGCTTTTTGTTCCAATTAAACAAATTCGTGATCTTCCTGATCGTGAGACATTGCTTTTAATGACTGGTAGTCAAGGAGAACCCTTAGCTGCTTTAAGTCGCATTTCACGTGGTGATCATCAACATGTGCAAGTAAAAACAACTGATACCATTATTTTTTCAGCTAGTCCCATTCCTGGAAACACAATTTCTGTTGTGAATACTATTGATCGTTTGATGCAACTTGGTGCAAAGGTAATTTATGGGAAAGGCGAGGGGATTCATGTTTCAGGGCATGGTTTCCAAGAAGATCAGAAACTTATGTTGGCGTTAACAAAGCCAAAGTATTTTGTTCCTGTGCATGGAGAGCACAGGATGCTTGTTTGTCATAGTAAAAGTGCTCAGTCGATGGGAGTTCCCGAAAATAATATTTTGCTTTTGGAGAATGGAGATGTAGTTCAACTCACACCTAATTCCATTACCAGAGGGCAACCCGTAAAAGCAGGAATCGAACTTTTAGATGCCTCTAGAAATGGCATTGTTGATGCGCGCGTGTTGAAAGAACGGCAGCAATTAGCCGAAGATGGTGTTATTACTCTTCTTGTTGCAGTTAGTACAGATGGAGTAATGGTTGCTCCACCTAGGGTCAATTTACGAGGAGTTGTCACAACTGCAGAGCCTAGGAAAATGTCTCTTTGGACTGAAAAAGAAATTATCTGGGTTTTACAGAATCGTTGGAAGCAACTTTCTAGACAGGTCAGTGCAAATTCTGTTGAAGTTGATTGGATTGGATTTCAGAGAGAGGTTGAATCTGGTTTGGCAAGAAGAATGCGTAGAGAGTTTCAAGTGGAGCCTTTAATTCTGTGCTTAGTTCAGCCTGCTCCAGGAGGTACTCCTGCTTATAAAGGAAGAGTTGATGAAGAAATTAATTCAAAAGCAGCTCCAAAAAAAGCAAATACACCTAGAAATCAGCAGCCAATTCATTCCACTAATCACAATCAAAAACCGTTAGCTGCAAGTGTCAGTACTTCAACTCCTCAGCAAGAGAATACAACTCTAGAAGAGCCAGCAGGTAGAACTAGACGTCGTCGTTCTGCAATTGGTTAG
- the dapA gene encoding 4-hydroxy-tetrahydrodipicolinate synthase — protein MSTVPEISSAPFGRLLTAMVTPFDTAGAVDFALAARLARYLVDQGSDGLIVCGTTGESPTLSWEEQYQLLETVRNAVNGSAKVLAGTGSNSTSEAIHATAKAAEAGADGALVVVPYYNKPPQAGLESHFRAVAQAAPDLPLMLYNIPGRTGCSISPITVQRLMNCSNIVSFKAASGTTNEVTDLRIRCGSRLAIYSGDDGLLLPMLSVGAVGVVSVASHIVGMRLKAMIEAYFAGENSLALSHHEQLQPLFKALFATTNPIPVKAALELIGWPVGAPRSPLLPLENQMKNELMKTISALLQT, from the coding sequence ATGAGTACTGTCCCTGAAATATCATCAGCTCCTTTTGGACGTTTATTAACCGCAATGGTTACTCCATTTGATACAGCAGGGGCTGTTGATTTTGCCTTAGCTGCTCGACTTGCACGTTATTTAGTTGATCAAGGTTCTGATGGTCTTATTGTTTGTGGGACTACAGGAGAGTCACCTACTTTAAGCTGGGAAGAACAATATCAATTACTTGAAACAGTAAGAAATGCTGTTAATGGTTCGGCAAAGGTATTAGCTGGGACTGGGAGTAATAGTACATCTGAGGCGATTCATGCAACTGCTAAGGCAGCTGAGGCTGGAGCTGATGGTGCTTTGGTAGTTGTGCCTTACTACAACAAGCCTCCCCAAGCAGGCTTGGAATCACATTTTCGTGCAGTTGCTCAAGCAGCTCCAGATTTACCATTAATGCTTTACAATATTCCTGGAAGAACAGGTTGTTCTATATCTCCAATCACTGTTCAAAGACTAATGAATTGTTCGAATATTGTAAGTTTCAAAGCTGCAAGTGGCACAACTAATGAAGTGACTGATCTAAGAATTAGATGCGGTTCTAGACTCGCAATTTATAGTGGAGATGATGGGCTTCTTCTTCCGATGTTATCTGTTGGTGCTGTTGGTGTAGTAAGCGTAGCTAGTCATATTGTTGGCATGCGCTTAAAAGCAATGATTGAGGCATATTTCGCTGGGGAAAATAGTCTTGCACTTAGTCATCATGAACAATTACAACCTCTATTTAAAGCTTTATTTGCAACAACTAATCCCATTCCAGTTAAGGCAGCTCTTGAACTAATTGGATGGCCAGTAGGTGCTCCCCGCAGTCCATTACTCCCTTTGGAAAATCAAATGAAAAACGAACTTATGAAAACCATTTCAGCCTTGCTTCAAACCTAA
- a CDS encoding aspartate-semialdehyde dehydrogenase, translated as MTLQKPFPDRPLTLAVLGSSGAVGAEILKILEERSFPIRELRLLASERSAGQVQFFKGEDLVVKKVSPEGFEDVDLVLASAGGSISRKWRKVINSAGAVIVDNSNAYRMEPDVPLVVPEVNPSQVFTHKGLIANPNCTTILLALVLAPLSAQLPIKRVVVSTYQSASGAGARAMNELKQLSQDVLNGNIPKSEILPYSLAFNLFLHNSPLQSNNYCEEEMKMINETRKILNQSELAITATCVRVPVLRAHSESINIEFAEPFPVEEARKILSNASGIKLLEDIQMNRFPMPIDVTGKDDIAVGRIRQDLSNPKALELWLCGDQIRKGAALNAIQIAELLLTRS; from the coding sequence TTGACTCTTCAAAAGCCTTTCCCTGATAGACCTTTAACCCTTGCTGTACTTGGTTCAAGCGGAGCAGTAGGCGCTGAAATACTAAAAATTCTTGAAGAACGTTCTTTTCCTATCAGGGAATTACGTTTATTGGCATCTGAAAGGTCTGCAGGTCAAGTTCAATTTTTTAAAGGAGAAGATCTTGTCGTAAAAAAAGTTTCACCCGAAGGATTTGAGGATGTTGATCTTGTTTTAGCTTCTGCAGGTGGATCAATTTCTCGAAAATGGAGAAAAGTAATCAATTCTGCAGGTGCTGTGATTGTTGACAATTCCAATGCATATAGGATGGAACCTGATGTTCCTTTAGTTGTTCCTGAAGTTAACCCAAGTCAGGTTTTTACTCACAAAGGGTTAATTGCAAATCCTAATTGCACAACTATTTTATTAGCTTTAGTTTTAGCCCCATTATCAGCACAATTACCAATTAAAAGAGTTGTAGTTTCCACTTATCAATCAGCTAGTGGAGCAGGAGCTAGAGCTATGAATGAGTTAAAACAACTTAGTCAAGATGTATTGAATGGGAATATTCCCAAGAGTGAAATTCTGCCTTATTCACTAGCCTTTAACTTGTTTCTCCATAACTCTCCATTGCAATCAAATAATTATTGTGAGGAGGAAATGAAAATGATTAATGAAACGCGAAAGATTTTGAATCAATCAGAGTTAGCTATAACTGCTACTTGTGTGAGAGTACCAGTTTTAAGAGCTCATTCTGAATCAATTAATATTGAATTTGCCGAACCTTTTCCAGTAGAAGAAGCACGAAAAATTCTTTCTAATGCATCTGGTATTAAACTATTAGAGGATATTCAAATGAATAGATTCCCAATGCCAATTGATGTTACTGGCAAAGATGATATTGCAGTTGGAAGAATACGACAAGATTTAAGCAATCCTAAGGCTTTAGAGTTATGGCTATGTGGTGATCAAATACGTAAAGGTGCTGCATTAAATGCAATTCAAATTGCCGAACTTTTGTTAACAAGATCATGA
- the tig gene encoding trigger factor — protein sequence MSNSQLKIKTKALPNSRIAIEFEVPAQQCKTSFEDALTTLCKSANLPGFRKGKVPKSVILQQIGSKRIQASALEKLLEKIWKQALKEESIEPLCEPELAGGFEPLLENFNPEQTLSVTLETDVAPIPKLKTTKGLTTEAEPITFDESKVDELIEESRKQLATVIPVENRPANHSDIAILTFKGTFADDGSEIEGGSGESMEIDLEEGRMIPGFIEGIVGMKINETKTIDCQFPKDYQDEKAKGRKAKFDIQLQDLKTRELPKLDDDFAKQASDKNSLKELRNELTNRLKSDAKNRNKKNRQESLLEALVKELEVDLPKTLIDEEVRNLIEQTARNFAEQGMDIKSTFTQDLVSSLMESSRPEAEINLKKNLALNALAEAENIKVDSQALEEKIKEVNIELANQKNIDQKKLRQVVQNDLLQEKLFDWLEANNTILEKKPKKALNEKVKSSKPKNTQKKTDKTKKDSP from the coding sequence ATGAGTAATTCCCAATTAAAAATAAAAACCAAGGCCCTCCCCAATAGTCGAATAGCAATTGAATTTGAAGTTCCAGCTCAACAATGCAAAACAAGTTTTGAAGATGCGCTGACAACTTTATGCAAATCTGCAAATCTACCTGGTTTCCGCAAAGGGAAAGTACCTAAATCTGTAATTCTCCAGCAAATTGGATCTAAAAGAATTCAAGCCTCTGCCCTAGAAAAATTATTAGAAAAAATATGGAAGCAAGCTCTAAAAGAAGAATCAATAGAACCTCTTTGTGAACCAGAGTTAGCAGGTGGATTTGAGCCCTTATTAGAAAATTTCAATCCAGAACAAACGCTTTCAGTGACTTTAGAAACAGATGTAGCACCTATTCCTAAACTAAAAACCACTAAAGGATTAACCACGGAAGCAGAACCGATCACCTTTGATGAAAGCAAAGTCGATGAACTAATAGAAGAATCTCGTAAACAATTAGCAACCGTTATTCCTGTAGAAAATCGTCCAGCCAATCATAGTGACATCGCTATTCTCACTTTCAAAGGTACTTTTGCTGATGATGGAAGTGAAATAGAAGGAGGTAGTGGCGAATCTATGGAAATCGACTTAGAAGAAGGTCGAATGATCCCTGGATTTATTGAAGGGATTGTAGGTATGAAGATCAATGAAACAAAAACTATAGATTGTCAATTTCCAAAAGATTATCAAGATGAAAAAGCTAAAGGAAGAAAAGCTAAATTTGATATCCAGTTACAAGATCTAAAAACTAGAGAGCTTCCAAAATTAGATGACGATTTTGCTAAACAAGCTAGTGATAAGAACAGTCTAAAAGAGTTGCGCAATGAATTAACTAATCGTCTCAAATCAGATGCCAAAAATCGTAATAAGAAGAATCGTCAAGAATCATTACTTGAAGCACTAGTAAAAGAGCTGGAAGTCGATCTACCAAAAACATTGATTGATGAAGAGGTGCGGAATTTAATTGAACAAACAGCAAGGAATTTTGCAGAGCAGGGAATGGATATTAAATCAACATTTACTCAAGACTTAGTAAGTTCTTTGATGGAATCTTCTCGTCCTGAAGCTGAAATCAATCTCAAAAAAAACCTTGCTTTGAATGCTTTAGCAGAAGCAGAAAATATTAAAGTTGATTCACAAGCCTTGGAAGAGAAAATCAAAGAAGTCAATATTGAGCTAGCTAACCAGAAAAATATAGATCAGAAAAAATTACGTCAAGTTGTTCAAAATGACCTCTTACAAGAAAAACTTTTTGATTGGCTTGAAGCTAACAACACAATTTTAGAAAAAAAGCCTAAAAAGGCATTGAATGAAAAAGTGAAAAGTTCTAAGCCAAAAAACACTCAGAAGAAAACTGACAAAACAAAGAAAGATTCCCCCTAA